In Holophagales bacterium, one DNA window encodes the following:
- the hypF gene encoding carbamoyltransferase HypF, protein MPAETPESTVSSAPVDSTDRAGRVRLHLAIRGAVQGVGFRPFVYRLADELALGGWVRNGSAGVELEVEGERAAVEAFLVRLPSEKPAPALLQSIAAEWREPAGLGRFAIVASTGDAAPSAVVLPDLATCPACRAELLDPGNRRHRYPFTNCTHCGPRFSIVLGLPYDRPATTMRGFTMCPACLAEYREPLDRRFHAQPNACPACGPQLRLPRRDAVEVAGDAALRTAAAALGRGGIVALKGIGGFQLLCDARSASAVATLRARKRRPAKPLALMVRDVDAARALCAVSADEAELLASPQAPIVLLERLAQASLAPGVAPGNPRVGIMLPTSPLHHLLLAAVDFPLVATSGNLTDEPIAIDDEEALTRLAGIADLFLLHDRPIARHVDDSVAWLLDGAPQLLRRARGYAPLPVVAAHELPCLLATGAHQKATLALSIGAQVFLSQHLGDMETPEAHAAFERVALDFLDLYAAEPVAIAHDLHPDYPTTRWAQAAARAAGGVLARAGRAARELPLVAVQHHHAHLASCLAEHGESCEQRPALGLAFDGTGFGGDGTVWGGEALVAHAGGRFTRLARLRPFRLAGGEAAVHEPRRVALALLGEVVGEEASERTDLAAIASFSANERRLFAKMLRDGVRAPWTSSLGRLFDGVAALLGVGPDPGGVVSFEGESAMALEFAADADERGSYPLPLVERPAPAGLAPGQMPTATLLELDWRPLVAALLAERERGEADARIAARFHQTLADAALSLAKAAGLDRVALSGGCFQNRLLTERTAAALRAAGFTVLLHRAVPANDGGIALGQIAVAAARLAAS, encoded by the coding sequence ATGCCCGCCGAGACGCCCGAATCGACCGTGAGCTCGGCCCCTGTCGATTCGACCGACCGCGCCGGCCGCGTGCGCCTGCATCTGGCGATCCGCGGCGCGGTGCAGGGCGTCGGCTTCCGGCCGTTCGTCTATCGCCTGGCCGACGAGCTGGCGCTCGGCGGCTGGGTGCGCAACGGGTCGGCCGGCGTCGAGCTCGAGGTCGAGGGCGAGCGAGCGGCGGTCGAGGCATTCCTCGTCCGGCTGCCGAGCGAGAAGCCGGCCCCGGCGCTGCTCCAGTCGATCGCCGCCGAGTGGCGCGAGCCGGCCGGGCTCGGGCGCTTCGCCATCGTGGCGAGCACGGGCGATGCGGCACCGAGCGCTGTCGTCCTGCCCGACCTCGCGACCTGCCCGGCCTGTCGTGCCGAGCTCCTCGACCCGGGCAACCGGCGTCACCGCTACCCGTTCACCAACTGCACGCACTGCGGACCGCGCTTCTCGATCGTCCTCGGCCTGCCGTACGACCGGCCGGCGACGACGATGCGCGGCTTCACCATGTGCCCTGCCTGCCTCGCCGAATACCGCGAGCCGCTCGACCGCCGCTTCCACGCCCAGCCCAACGCCTGTCCGGCGTGTGGGCCGCAGCTTCGCCTGCCCCGACGTGATGCCGTCGAAGTCGCCGGCGATGCAGCGCTCCGTACCGCGGCGGCTGCGCTCGGACGGGGTGGCATCGTCGCGCTCAAGGGGATCGGCGGCTTCCAGCTCCTCTGCGATGCACGCTCCGCGAGCGCGGTGGCGACCCTGCGCGCGCGCAAGCGGCGGCCCGCCAAGCCGCTCGCCCTGATGGTGCGCGACGTCGACGCCGCGCGCGCGCTCTGTGCTGTCTCCGCCGACGAGGCGGAGCTCCTCGCCTCGCCGCAGGCGCCGATCGTCCTGCTCGAGCGGTTGGCGCAGGCCTCGCTCGCCCCCGGCGTCGCGCCGGGCAACCCGCGCGTCGGAATCATGTTGCCGACGAGCCCGCTCCATCACCTGCTGCTCGCCGCGGTCGACTTCCCGCTCGTCGCCACCAGCGGCAACCTCACCGACGAGCCGATCGCCATCGACGACGAGGAGGCGCTCACGCGCCTCGCCGGCATCGCCGATCTCTTCCTGCTGCACGACCGACCGATCGCTCGCCACGTCGACGACAGTGTCGCCTGGCTGCTCGACGGCGCGCCGCAACTGCTGCGGCGGGCGCGCGGGTACGCACCGCTGCCGGTCGTCGCGGCGCACGAGCTCCCCTGCCTGCTCGCCACCGGCGCGCACCAGAAGGCGACCCTCGCCCTCTCGATCGGCGCGCAGGTCTTCCTCTCCCAGCACCTCGGCGACATGGAGACGCCCGAGGCGCACGCCGCCTTCGAACGGGTGGCGCTCGACTTCCTCGACCTCTACGCCGCCGAGCCGGTGGCGATCGCTCACGACCTCCACCCCGACTACCCGACGACGCGCTGGGCACAAGCCGCTGCGCGCGCCGCCGGAGGAGTGCTCGCGCGCGCCGGGAGGGCGGCACGCGAGCTGCCGCTCGTCGCCGTGCAGCACCACCACGCGCACCTGGCCTCCTGCCTGGCCGAGCACGGCGAGAGTTGCGAGCAACGGCCAGCGCTCGGCCTCGCCTTCGACGGCACCGGCTTCGGCGGCGACGGCACCGTCTGGGGGGGCGAAGCGCTCGTCGCCCACGCCGGCGGTCGTTTCACCCGCCTCGCCCGCTTGCGCCCGTTCCGGCTCGCCGGCGGCGAGGCGGCGGTCCACGAGCCGCGGCGCGTCGCGCTCGCGCTGCTTGGCGAAGTCGTCGGCGAGGAGGCGAGCGAGCGCACCGACCTCGCCGCCATCGCCTCGTTCTCCGCGAACGAGCGGCGGCTCTTCGCGAAAATGCTGCGCGACGGCGTGCGCGCCCCCTGGACTTCGTCGCTCGGGCGGCTCTTCGACGGCGTGGCCGCGCTGCTCGGCGTCGGTCCCGACCCCGGAGGGGTCGTCTCCTTCGAAGGAGAATCCGCGATGGCGCTCGAGTTCGCCGCCGACGCCGACGAGCGCGGCAGCTATCCGCTGCCGCTCGTCGAGCGACCGGCGCCGGCGGGGCTCGCACCGGGGCAGATGCCGACCGCGACGCTCTTGGAACTGGACTGGCGACCGCTCGTCGCCGCGCTGCTCGCTGAACGGGAGCGCGGCGAGGCCGATGCTAGGATCGCCGCGAGGTTCCACCAGACCTTGGCCGACGCCGCGCTCTCGCTCGCGAAGGCCGCCGGCCTCGATCGCGTGGCGCTCTCCGGCGGCTGCTTCCAGAACCGACTCCTCACCGAGCGGACCGCCGCGGCGCTGCGCGCTGCCGGCTTCACCGTCCTTCTCCACCGCGCGGTGCCCGCCAATGACGGCGGCATCGCGCTCGGCCAGATCGCCGTCGCCGCCGCGCGCCTCGCGGCGTCGTGA